A stretch of DNA from Micromonospora peucetia:
ACGGCCCGCCGCGACTTCTCCTACCTGGGGCACGCGAAGGTCTCCTTCGTCGCCCCCGACAGCGTCAAGAAGGCGGTCGCCGACGAGGTCAACGAGCTGATCGACAAGGCCGGTACGCGACGGGACCTGCGATTCGCCGAGACCGACTACACGCCGCGCCGGATGCGCAACGTGACCCGGGCCGAGATCGCCGAACTGGGCACCGTGATCACCCAGGTCTACACCGCCGAGCCGATGCTGCGGGTGCTGTCGGAGGTGGCCGGCGAACCGGTGCACCCGTGCCCGTACGAGCCGGAGCAGTTCGTCATCACCTGCCTGGAGAAGGACGGCGACACCCACGGCTGGCACTGGGACGACTTCGCCTTCGCCCTGGTCTGGGTGGTGGAGTGCCCGCCGGTGGAGCATGGCGGTTTCGTCCAGTGCGTGCCCGGCACCACCTGGAACAAGCAGCGTCCGGAGATCAACCGGGCGCTGGTCAGCCGGCCGATCTACTCGATGGAACTGTTCCCCGGCGACCTGTACCTGATGCGGACCAACACGACGCTGCACCGGGTGGCCCCGGTCCGCCAGGGCCGCCGCAAGATCATCAACATGGGGTACGCCTCGACGTCCGACCTGACCCGCGACTTCACCCACGAAACCATGGACCAACTGTGGGCGACCGCGCCCGCCGGAGAGGTGTGACCATCATGTCGACTCGGAACAACATCGCCCCCCAGCACATCGTGCTCGCCTTCTCCGGCGGGCTCGACACCTCGGTGGCCCTGGTCTGGCTCAAGGAGCGCTACCGCTGCCGGCTGACCGCCTTCATCGCCGACCTGGGGCAGGGCGAGGAACTGGACACCGCCGCCCGCAAGGCCGAGAAGCTCGGCGCCGACGAGGTGCGGGTGGTCGACCTGCGTGAGGAGTTCGCCCGGGACTACGCGTTCCCCATGTACCGGGCCAACGCCCTGTACGAGGGGCAGTACCTGATGGGGTCCTCCATCGGCCGGCCGCTGATCGCCGCCGCGCAGATCCGGGTGGCCGAGGAGGTCGGCGCCGACGCGGTGGCGCACGGGGCCACCGGCAAGGGCAACGACCAGATCCGCTTCGAGATGACCTTCGCCGCGCTGCGTCCCGACATCACGGTGATCAGCCCGTGGCGGGAGTGGGATCTGGCCTCCCGCAGCGACCTGCTCGCGTACGCCGGCCGGCACGGCATCGAACTGGACCTGAGCAGCGGCGAACGGCCGTACTCCATCGACAGCAACCTGCTGCACACCTCGTACGAGGGAGAGGCCCTGGAGGACCCGGCGCAGCCGGCGCCGGAGGGCCTGCTGTTCCGGGTGCGCGACCTCGCCGACACCCAGGACGAGCCGGAGACCGTCGAGATCCACTTCCAGGGCGGCAACCCGGTCGGCGTCAACGGGACGCCGCTGTCGGCCAGCGCCGTGCTGGAGGCGCTCGACGAGATCGGCCGCCGGCACGGGATCGGCCGGCTGGATATCGTGGAGAACCGGATCTTCGGCATGAAGACCCGGAACATCTACGAGGCGCCATCGGGCAGCCTGCTCTGGCACGCCCACCGGGCGGTGGAGTCGCTGGTGCTCGACCCGGAGGTGGCCCAGCTCAAGGAGGAGCTGATGCCGAAATACACCGCCCTGGTCTACCGGGGCCTGTGGTTCGCCCCGGAGCGGCTGATGTTGCAGACCGCCATCGACTTCAGCCAGCAGGACGTCACCGGCGACGCGATCCTGCGGGTGCACCGGGGCACCGTCCAGGTCATCGGCCGCCGATCCCCGCACAGCCGCTACGACACCGCGTTCGCCACCTTCGAGGCGGACGACGTGTTCGACCAGCGGGACTCCTCCGGCTGGCTGCGGGTCAACACCGTCCGTTTCCGGGCCGGGCTGGCCAACGGGGCGGCGAAGCGGTGAGAGTCGTCTTCTTCGGGTACGGCCAGTTGGGCGCCACCGTCCTGCGGGGCATCGCGCCCCTGCACGAGGTGCTGCTGGTGCTGACCCACCGGGCCGAGTTCAGCGGGCTCGGCGAACCGGACGTGGAGCTGGCCGCGGCGGAACTGGGGCTGCCCGTGCGCTACTCGACCACCGCCCGCGAGCCCGACCTGCACGAGCAACTTCGCGAGCTCGCACCGGAGGTCATCGTCTCCACCAACTGGCGGACCCGGGTGCCGCCGGAGGTGCTGCGGATCCCGGAACACGGCGCGGTCAACACGCACGACGCGCTGCTGCCCGCGTACGCCGGGTTCGGCGCCGTCAACTGGGCGATCCGCAACGGCGAGGAGGAGACCGGCCTCACCGTGCACTACATGGCGGAGGAGCTGGACACCGGGCCGACGATCACCCAGGCCCGCGTGAAGATCGGTCCGCACGACACCGCCGGGCAGATCCTGGAACGACT
This window harbors:
- a CDS encoding methionyl-tRNA formyltransferase — translated: MRVVFFGYGQLGATVLRGIAPLHEVLLVLTHRAEFSGLGEPDVELAAAELGLPVRYSTTAREPDLHEQLRELAPEVIVSTNWRTRVPPEVLRIPEHGAVNTHDALLPAYAGFGAVNWAIRNGEEETGLTVHYMAEELDTGPTITQARVKIGPHDTAGQILERLLAEYVPITLEALDRVAGGHRGEPQPPEGASFYHRIGVEDTRIDWRDSATTICDLVRGQSDPFVNAWTTHRGFRLWVKAATRPTRAHGGTPGRIVKADYGGVVVASGGPGDGDDRGVVLLQVCTETGPPVRAIDYFTTFGEYLH
- a CDS encoding HalD/BesD family halogenase; its protein translation is MFDSRVLYQELREHVERDVAPDDIATARRDFSYLGHAKVSFVAPDSVKKAVADEVNELIDKAGTRRDLRFAETDYTPRRMRNVTRAEIAELGTVITQVYTAEPMLRVLSEVAGEPVHPCPYEPEQFVITCLEKDGDTHGWHWDDFAFALVWVVECPPVEHGGFVQCVPGTTWNKQRPEINRALVSRPIYSMELFPGDLYLMRTNTTLHRVAPVRQGRRKIINMGYASTSDLTRDFTHETMDQLWATAPAGEV
- a CDS encoding argininosuccinate synthase; the protein is MSTRNNIAPQHIVLAFSGGLDTSVALVWLKERYRCRLTAFIADLGQGEELDTAARKAEKLGADEVRVVDLREEFARDYAFPMYRANALYEGQYLMGSSIGRPLIAAAQIRVAEEVGADAVAHGATGKGNDQIRFEMTFAALRPDITVISPWREWDLASRSDLLAYAGRHGIELDLSSGERPYSIDSNLLHTSYEGEALEDPAQPAPEGLLFRVRDLADTQDEPETVEIHFQGGNPVGVNGTPLSASAVLEALDEIGRRHGIGRLDIVENRIFGMKTRNIYEAPSGSLLWHAHRAVESLVLDPEVAQLKEELMPKYTALVYRGLWFAPERLMLQTAIDFSQQDVTGDAILRVHRGTVQVIGRRSPHSRYDTAFATFEADDVFDQRDSSGWLRVNTVRFRAGLANGAAKR